The Thermoplasma acidophilum DSM 1728 genome includes a window with the following:
- a CDS encoding NAD(P)H-binding protein, with amino-acid sequence MKLLPLLLAGGYFVAGMTRSPEKVRILENVGAKPILCDVYDPEDLEASIVSFDPDIIISLLTDLPDHARYVRDYSERNNRMRTEGVRNLLSAARAADSPKLIVESVAWTLERESAEAVDIMEKMVWEYGGIVIRYGRLYGPGTYYQNDLPAKPRIHVDRAAILTAESILSEEKIIVIADE; translated from the coding sequence ATGAAACTCTTGCCGTTACTCCTGGCAGGCGGATACTTCGTTGCCGGAATGACCAGATCGCCTGAAAAGGTCAGAATATTGGAAAATGTGGGAGCAAAGCCGATACTATGTGACGTCTACGATCCCGAAGACCTCGAAGCTTCGATAGTGAGCTTCGATCCAGATATCATCATTAGCCTGTTGACAGATTTGCCTGACCATGCCAGATATGTGAGGGATTATTCGGAAAGAAATAACCGGATGAGAACAGAAGGTGTAAGGAATTTGTTAAGTGCCGCAAGGGCAGCGGATTCGCCCAAACTGATCGTGGAGAGTGTGGCCTGGACTCTTGAAAGAGAAAGTGCCGAAGCAGTTGATATCATGGAGAAGATGGTGTGGGAATACGGTGGTATAGTGATAAGATATGGAAGGCTGTATGGTCCGGGTACATACTACCAGAATGATCTGCCTGCCAAGCCACGCATACATGTGGACAGGGCGGCGATCCTAACTGCAGAAAGTATATTGTCTGAGGAAAAAATAATAGTAATTGCGGACGAGTAA
- a CDS encoding MoaD/ThiS family protein → MIKVRGHIRKELTIESERKVSDLMKDLGLNEDEYVVIVNGSPVLGDHIVKKEDDVTILEVFSGG, encoded by the coding sequence ATGATCAAGGTAAGAGGCCACATCAGAAAGGAGCTAACGATAGAATCAGAAAGAAAGGTATCCGATCTGATGAAAGATCTTGGCCTGAACGAGGATGAATACGTGGTCATAGTTAACGGATCTCCCGTTCTGGGAGACCACATTGTGAAGAAAGAAGACGACGTCACCATACTCGAGGTTTTCTCTGGGGGATGA
- a CDS encoding ArsR/SmtB family transcription factor yields the protein MDEIEKTRFAKAISSPLRRKIIEIIAKKPSSVNEITMQTQADQPKVSSNLAILSEARLVDSIQMGREKIYRIAPEKFEDMVDWLDSILHSKSSGGSANYGLSPVNDLNYARTCYDHLAGEMGVYLLEELLKRKWIILDDPEKPTYRLTTAGAEELTVRGVSLPPRANGKRMFAYGCKDWTVKRFHLGGFLGSSILKVLEARGYVERIEGSRILKVKIELSKFFG from the coding sequence ATGGACGAAATAGAAAAGACTCGGTTTGCGAAGGCCATTTCAAGTCCACTAAGACGGAAAATAATAGAAATAATTGCTAAAAAACCATCTTCTGTGAACGAGATAACAATGCAAACACAGGCAGATCAGCCAAAGGTGTCCTCAAATCTGGCAATTCTTTCTGAAGCTAGGCTTGTGGATTCCATTCAGATGGGAAGAGAGAAAATTTACAGGATAGCACCAGAAAAATTTGAGGACATGGTTGATTGGCTTGATTCCATTTTGCATTCAAAAAGCTCAGGCGGATCAGCAAACTACGGCCTATCTCCGGTAAATGATTTAAATTATGCCCGTACCTGTTACGATCACCTTGCAGGTGAGATGGGAGTATACCTTCTTGAAGAATTGCTGAAAAGAAAATGGATTATTTTGGACGATCCAGAGAAGCCTACGTATAGGCTTACCACTGCAGGTGCTGAGGAACTAACAGTGAGGGGTGTCTCTTTACCTCCAAGGGCTAATGGCAAGAGAATGTTCGCTTATGGTTGCAAGGACTGGACTGTAAAGAGGTTTCATTTAGGCGGATTCCTCGGATCATCCATTTTGAAAGTGCTTGAAGCTCGCGGATATGTGGAAAGAATAGAAGGATCAAGAATATTAAAGGTGAAAATTGAACTTTCGAAATTCTTCGGATAA
- a CDS encoding flavin reductase family protein yields the protein MENNTNQENSDALENVSFACIRPEILYFGTPVVLISTIDREGKVNLAPISSAWALGYSVVMGIGTESKTMENLRETGECTLNFPEGALWESVERLAPLTGKYPVPQDKADKFRFESNKFGVAGLTPCDSEVVKPPRVLECRLQMEACVKSVRRISEPDVQAGIVEVKVVRVHARNDLIIDGKYIDPKQWKPLIYSFRHYFTLGCDLGKTFRSKI from the coding sequence ATGGAAAATAATACGAACCAAGAAAACTCTGATGCATTGGAAAATGTATCGTTTGCATGCATCAGACCGGAAATCCTTTATTTCGGTACCCCAGTAGTTCTTATATCGACAATAGATAGAGAAGGGAAGGTTAACCTCGCACCCATATCTTCCGCCTGGGCCCTAGGATATTCTGTCGTTATGGGAATCGGTACAGAGAGCAAGACAATGGAAAATCTTAGAGAAACTGGAGAATGCACACTGAATTTTCCAGAGGGGGCTCTCTGGGAGTCCGTAGAAAGACTTGCCCCACTCACTGGAAAATACCCTGTCCCCCAAGATAAAGCGGATAAATTCAGATTTGAAAGCAATAAATTCGGTGTGGCAGGTCTCACACCCTGTGATTCTGAAGTCGTCAAACCTCCAAGAGTCCTTGAATGTAGGTTGCAGATGGAGGCCTGCGTCAAAAGCGTACGCCGTATTTCAGAACCAGATGTACAGGCAGGCATAGTAGAGGTAAAAGTTGTTCGGGTACATGCAAGGAACGACCTGATCATCGATGGCAAATACATTGATCCAAAGCAATGGAAACCGTTGATTTACTCGTTCCGCCACTATTTTACGCTGGGCTGCGATCTTGGAAAGACCTTTCGCTCAAAAATTTAG